The Glandiceps talaboti chromosome 1, keGlaTala1.1, whole genome shotgun sequence genome has a segment encoding these proteins:
- the LOC144436805 gene encoding uncharacterized protein LOC144436805 codes for MAQCRYRQLLQGSGLFVYVFLLSCILVNFSNAENQIDDEDFKDKEDDVKYILNGLLEKTNTGETGDDLLGEEGKRQFLSSSFGKRQFLSGGYFKRPDSDYNTRDSNGQFYSGKRNPQFFHGKRDPQFFHGKRADEADEKRAAQFFHGKRDPQFFHGK; via the exons ATGGCACAGTGTAGATACAGACAGCTGCTACAAGGAAGTGGTCTTTTTGTTTACGTCTTTCTCTTATCATGCATATTGGTCAACTTCTCCAATGCAGAAAATCAGATAGATGATGAAGACTTCAAAGACAAAGAAGATGACGTCAAATATATCTTAA ATGGCTTattagaaaaaacaaacacaggAGAAACTGGTGATGATTTGCTGGGTGAAGAGGGAAAGAGGCAGTTTCTCAGTAGTTCATTTGGGAAGAGGCAGTTCTTGTCCGGTGGATATTTTAAGAGGCCCGACAGTGACTACAACACTCGTGACTCCAATGGTCAATTTTACTCTGGCAAGAGGAATCCTCAATTTTTCCACGGAAAACGGGATCCTCAGTTTTTCCATGGCAAACGCGCCGACGAAGCTGATGAAAAGCGTGCAGCTCAATTCTTTCATGGAAAGAGAGATCCCCAGTTCTTTCATGGGAAATAA